TGGCTTTGAAACCCGCAAACGCAAAGCTCTACAGGGGCCACCTTGTAGACGGTAGTACACTTTGACAAACACTTGGAAAAAAACAGTGCATATAAGTAGTACAAAAGTGTTTCGTGTTTTTCTTGGCTTCACTGtttctgggttttcttttttgatgttTATAAGACGTGGTTTTGGATTGGTGTAGACTTTGGGGCTAGGGTTTGGTCTCAGTGGAGGAAGAAAGGGAGGAGAGAGGTGATGGCACCGGTTGTGAGGAGCTTCCCTGGGGTTGGCGAGGAGTTGCAGAGGCTTTTGGAGGCTAATATGGACGAAGTGCCCGCCAGAAGGCGCGCACGCGAGGCTTTTAAGGATATTCAGCTCGGGATTGACCACATATTGTTCAAGgtaatgctttttaattttgttggtttTCTGTTGCATTGGTTTATTGCATGGCTGAATCAAACTTTGTAAATTATGTTCGTCATTTGTGTATGTGTTAGTTTATTGTGTCATAAATCGTTCAGTTCAAgctgacttatatatatatatatatatatatatacaggggAAATACAAGCTATATGGTTCAGAAAGTTGCTCTTTTTTGTGATATCGTGTGAAAGTTGAGTTCCACGTTGGATGGAAGGATTATGAGGCGTGTATCAGTAGTCCACATTAATTGTATACTAGACGAGATTGGATTATATAAGTGGCTTTATGGagctcaaattttaattttaactagtcattttgggtATAACGTTGATCTGGCCAGTGCTTCCCTGAATTGTGTCATTTTACCCAACTGAAGTTTATTTTTGGTTCATAAGTTAAATGTGAATGATTGTAAGGGGGTTGCTATATTGTCTTTggggtttattttattttatttaattttttaaaatttaatttttatttttttcgaagCACATGATTCCTACAGGcaaattttaacaatttgaGACTGAAAAGAGGTTAAAGGATGTGATGTCGCCCTCAAACTACATCTAATGATGGTCCTGAGGGAGTTGAACTTAggatcttttgttttttgtgtgtaTACGAATTTGCTTTTGGGTTATTGGTTTCTTGCATAATTGAGtcaaatttcttattattttcttattatgtCTATAACTGGTGTttctttgtatatatttgcTGGGGTGTGTATACTTGTTTCTATTGTTGTCTTTTCTGTATGGACAAGTAAATAATGGATGTGTGTAAAGGATGGAATTTTAATGGCTGTGTGCAGAGGTGGAAAGATTGGTTTGGTTTGCATTGGACTGATTTGTTTCTTGTTCTGGGGAGGTTGATTGAAATCAGAATTTGATAATTGAAATTGGGGTTTGTTCATGGTagaattgattatttttgtgattGGAAGTTCATAATCTGTATGATTTATTGACCTTAATGACCACTTAGGGATGATAGCTAAAAGGGAATTTAGGATTGAGACTATTGAGGAGATTGCTCTTCAGTGGCAATGGGTGGAGTTTGTAATCATTTGTTACTTGAAAAGATTATCAATTTTCTTATTGCTTCACTCTTTCTAGTCTGCATGAATGCACAGACAACAAACTTCGTGCATTGTTTGTATATAATACACTTTAAAAATGCATCAATTTACTCAAACAGCTAGTTGTGAGAGAACATTCTTCCTTTGAGATTATATGTATTACATTTAGTGCAATGTTGACTCTCATTCAAATGTTTACCGAGTAATATTGATTACTTCATATTTTACTGTGTTGCAGACGCCTTGTGATGGACTAAAAATGAATGAGGTAAGAACTCTAGACTTAAGTTTGTTTATCTGTGAAATTTCACttgcttttttcaaatttaattcttGGGTAGGCATCGTACGTATAAAATGGAGTTGCTTAAGGCTTCATAATTTGGATGTTTTGCTTTACTTATGGTATCTGAAGTTAACTATCAGAGTCACTGCAACTCAGAAGTTCATCTCTCCCTACTTCTGAGCGGGCAAGCCTTTGTTTGCTTTGCTTAAACAGTAAAGTTGCACCATGTTGATGTCAGAAGGTTGAGGTTTGTTGCAGGTTGAGAAAGGGTAATGTGACCAAGAAACGGTTACTCTGTGCTTAAGAATCTAACTACCAGTTGTGGAAAACATTTGCTAATGCAGCTGAATAAGGGTTATTATATATGCAGAAAACCGCTCCTCTTTCGTAGGTCCCCCTTCTTATCCTTAAATCGGGGAGTTCTCTTTCCTGTAATAATTGGGTTGTGAACCTTCATTCTAGTTTATTACTTTTAGTGATAAAACTTAGTTTTAGTGaaaatatcttttttgtttgttcaacTATTTTTTTACTTGCTAAATAAGGTGCAAAATAGTTATTGTTGAATCGCTAATTGCccaaaaagcttaagttgatagaaaatgataaatttaattatttgattaatattttagtacttCCCTTCATGTGTGTGGCCTGAcaatacatgaaatattttgaGTAAAAAAGAGGTAAAAATTGACAAACCCAGGCTTTTGATCTAATACCATATTGACTCACCAAGTGTCCTAAAATCTTACGCTAATAGATAATAgtgaatttagtcatttaattcatattttaactATATACCAATTAATGACCATTGGTAACTTGAACTTAGCCAAAAAAAAGGGGCAACAAGAAACTGTtcacctttctctctctctctctctctctctctctccattgtGTTTTCTAGTTTGATCATTTAATTCTACTTTGGCGGAAGTGACTGCTATCACCATTCTTTTCTATTAAAGATCGTCTATTTGATATTCTTTGTACAGTCATATGAAAAGAACTCTAGAGGAttggaaattttttcaaaaagttggCTTCCAGGCACCTCTCGCCCGAAGGCAATGGTGTGCTATTGTCATGGTTATGGAGACACTTGCACATTTTTCTTTGAAGGCACGGAGCTCTTTCTGTTTTgtttcgtgtttttttttttttctctctctctctctctctctctctcgcttttatttttatttttatttttaagtgacCACTATTAGATAGTGTCAAGCACTGGTCGTAACCAATCTCTGGACTTAGTTATTAACTTGGTCATGGCTTTGTTGGCAGGAATTGCAAGAAAGTTGGCATCATCTGGATATGGAGTTTTTGCAATGGATTACCCGGGATTTGGTCTTTCAGAAGGTCTCCACTGCTATATTCCCAGCTTTGACAGGCTTGTTGATGATGTCATTGAGCACTACTCAAAAGTCAAAGGTAAGCTATATTGtttcatgtcatttttgttgaatctttttttttaataaaacttcttattacttatcaaaaaaaaatttttgttgaatCTTTTTGTAgcaatgttttttctttttctttcttttatcttgGAGAGAAAGGTATGACTAGGTTTTTCTACGTGGAAAGCTGGTTAATTTCTTTGTCTGCTCAATGAGTCAGCTTTTCATCTTGAGGTGTGACTTGCATTTTGAAATTGGGGTGAGAGATCGAGCACTTTTCGGTCCTGAGATATTTTTGAAGGTTGAAATCTGGAAAGTACATTTTTTCCTTTCAGCTTCTTATCATCGTTTTTCTCTGCCTTTACCTATACGCCGTGGCCCTGGTGTCATTCTTCATCGCAAACACAATATTCATGGCATTGCAATTCCCAGTGACAGAGAGATTGAATCATGGCTATGTGAcgttttaagcttttgggtgGAAAAAGTGTTACGCTttcaagccttttttttttttttttgaaaaaaaaaaaaacataattatcCTCGAAATCAAAACTCTATAAAAACAGACCTTCGGCTTATCTTCTGTTGGACTGATCAATTATTTCATCCCTAAGGTTTGGTGGCCTAAGGGTTTGTGGTTTGTTGTGTGGCCTTCATGAAATAGGGTGTTGAGATTTGAAAGCAATCCTTATAGCTAGTGGCAAGCTGTTTATGATTAGAAGTGAAGTTGAAATTCCTATATTCGTAAAGAGTCAAATGTAACAAATATGGAATCTAATCAAGCTGCATGGGAAGGAAATCATCAAGGTTTACCTTTAGTTCCCAATCCCTTTAGATGTTAATTCTAGTGACAAAACCGAGTTCTTAATCGTGGGTTGGACAATGGCTATTCATGGCTGCTTTTCCATCTATTTTGTCTCTTTgctgcaatttttctttttatgtcgTCTCTTGGCTGTGTTAGCTTTCTTTGCTTGTCAACCATGGTGTACCTAAGAGAAGTCTGAAATACATTTTTGGTTCATGAGATTAGGTGTAGGTCTGGTTTTCAACCCacaaatgtaaaaaaaattcagttgtgtccctcaaaatttaaaaggtaGTGATGTTGTCATTCCCTTTATCAGCTGtgaatttcatttcaaattatgAACTTACAACATCAGTCTTCTGTTAATCACGCTTGCAATTCAATTTGTATTTGATAGACAGAAATCATTGTCAGGgacaaaattgattttttttttttttaatttatttatttttaaactttcgACCCAGTGGATCTCTttcatataaatatttttgaggCTAGTTGGTCAAATCATATAGACCTCCAAAGAGTCTTATGTTCTGTAAATAGATTTGCTACTCTAGAGTTCCTTGcctgaaccttttttttttttgactaattATAGGTTTATGGTAGAAATAAGTTTCAAATTGGAAATATTCAGAATCTGTTTTCCCATGTGCGCATAATGTGCGTCAAGAGAGGAAATATTTGATTTAACTTCTATTCAAGTTGTGAATTTGCTTCCTTTATATGGAATAATTCCTTCAACATGGGGGGCAAAAGCTGAGCTTATCCTTGTAGCTTTCTTTGCTTATGAGTTCCTCCTTTCTCGAGGATAAAGAGGCCTAAGAATCTAGAAAGTGCCTAGTTAAGTGTTATTTGGTTAACATAGTATAGGAAAAACAATTGCATCTTGAAGTGAAAGTGTTTTCTACAGAAAGTCTGCAAGACATTGATTTGGGTCATTTGGGAGCGAAAGCATCATCTCCTGCCGTCACTGGGACCAAGATAATGATGAATTTGCATCTTGTACTAACATCTCATTCTTCGAGTCTCATAGATCTGGTAATCATGACGTTTTGGCTGAGAGGGGAGCTTCAACATTCTTATCTTTTCCAAGGGAGAATacatctttcattttatttctttgattcaTGTTCCTGTACTTCTATTCTCTTTTTTTGGGTGAAGGCCTTTTCCTTTTTGGCTGAATTTTTTATTGCATACTTAATGTAAAAGTCTAACTGAATGATCTGTGTATGAGCTATCATGTTATTCATACCATTGGTTATACTAGTTTGTTCAAACTGAATTGATTTGATTAAGTTAAATGGCAGAGAACCCCGAGTTCCATACTCTCCCGAGCTTCCTCTTTGGTCAGTCTTTGGGTGGAGCTGTAGCTTTGAAGGTGCACCTAAAACAACCTAATGCATGGGATGGTGCCGTTCTTGTCGCACCTATGTGCAAAGTACTCTCTCTGAACCTACGTTCAAAACCCTACTTAGATTGACCTGCTATTAACTGATATTTTTATGTAGATTGCAGATAACATGGTCCCACCGTGGTTGCTCACACAAATCCTGATTGGTATAGCTAAATTTCTTCCAAAGCAGAAGTTAGTTCCACAAAAGGATTTGGCTGAGGCAGCATTTAGAGACTTGAAAAACAGAGAGCTGGTTTGTCTCTTTGCACAAAATAGATAATTCtaagaataaaaaagataagATGTTTAGTCTTGTAGACTAATGATATAGGAGGCTTCAGTTTTCTGTAATATTGGCATCCATTCTCTCTGCCTTAAATTGCTGTTTTGTACTAGTCCAtctgtttttgtgtgtgtgatcGATTGGTTCTTATCATTGTGCGATGGACCCTTTCAGCTAAAATGTTTCTAATATTTCTCTAAATGCAGACAGCGTATAACGTTATTGCTTACAAGGATAAACCACGCTTAGGGACTGCAATGGAGATGCTCAAAACCACTCAAGAGATAGAACGTCGATTGAAAGAGGTAAGCTAGTTTTCCGACTTTCTCTTTTGTGACATTTATAAGATATTTGAATTAATCGGACCTCTGTTTTAACATTCTCAAGATTGGATCTTGGTCAGTCTGTTTTGTGCTCCCGTTTTCCTATTATTTCCAAGCTCTAATGCTACACATATATAACATAACTTATTCATGTTGTGCTAATGAGATAATGCAAGGCAAGATTCAatatggccttttttttttcaagatgtATCTTTGAATATGCTTCATGGGTATGTGCTACAGATCTGAGTCATGGGAAATAATCTTCTTACTAGATTCGTGTTTGGGAGCTATGGCTTCAGCTTATTTGAGAAGAGAAGTTTTGTTTTACCTGGAAGTTTCAGTCAAAATCAGAatagttttgttttcttctgaAATGAGTATTTGGAATTGTAATTATATTAGATGAATTGCGACTCATAATTGCTGTAATTACAGGTCTCTCTGCCGTTACTGATCTTGCATGGAGAGGCTGATAATGTAACGGACCCATCTGTGAGCAAGGCCTTGTATGAGAAAGCAAGCAATGCAGACAAGAAGCTTAACCTTTACAAGGATGCCTATCATTCTCTTCTTGAAGGTGAGCCAGATGAAATGATAATTCGAGTgtttaatgatttaatttctTGGCTTGATGACCACAGTATAAAAAATACTTCCCTCTgatcatttctctccctctttttctcGTACAAaagtttttgttcttgtttttttttcaaataagcttTGGTTGTAATTGAATGTAACAAAATTGTCTAGCGCATTGCATTTCtagtattaattaataattgtatCAATCAGACAATTCAGATaaatatcataaattcatagcaaatttgttcaaaaactTCTCTTGTTGTCATGGGCTGGATAAGTCTTTTGGATCTTGAATTTCTCGTTCTTAAAATactgctttttgtttttctatttccaaaataaaaatattaacaaacaactcaaacacaaaaataattgtTACCTTTACGTcatattaaaacactttttttttttttaaaaaaaaaaaaaaaatcctcaaaacACATGAACAAACagagcatatcctttttatgaTGCTAAAAATTGCGTGTTGAAATGATCTAACAGAAGGGGTTAGGAGTTTTCATGGGTTGATGCAAGATCCATCAAAAATAGAGAAGAGTTCACCCGAGATACGATACCCTTTCCCCTGCGGGTGTATTCGAAAGGGACGAAAACACAAACTCAGCCGATAAATGATTATTcgtcaaaaaatcaaaacaaacaaacaaatcgcAGTGCAAATGAGATATGAAACGTTATCCGATTAAATTTGGCTTGATTTCTAGTGCTACCTTACTGGCTCTTTCTATGAGCTAGACAGCAAtttctccctttttcttttttttttttttttttttgtcccccATCAACTTTTCTTAGGTGGCATTTTTatatactaattttttaaattgtaaggAGAATATTGACAAAAAAGGACAGAATTGCACGttcgtgattttttttattttttattttattttgcaaaaaagaagagtttgtgaaaaaaaggaaaaatagagGAAATTGTAAAATTTACTTGAAAAGTGCATAAATTTATTGGAAACAATGGAgtcatttattctaaaaatagagaaatgagtggatttggtttgttttactttttaggTTCTGCAAATTACGAACAAAGTGATGGTGATTTGGGTCCCGAATTCAAAACAATCCAAGgaaaataaagtaacaaaatttcttacaaatagGGTAGTAAGAAATTCTTCAAATTCAgcttttaaaagtgacatgtgttcttTTCACGTCCTAAAGAATTTTTCATATGCTAAAAACCGCATGTGACTTTCAAATGTTGGATATAACAAGAACAGAAACTtaacaaaatgaaaagtttgTAAACTCAAGAATTGAGAGAGAATTTTCTATTCGTATTGAATGAATTCAGTTTCTTACATTTAGAGTGTATATATAGCATATACTAATGGCTAACTACATAACAATAAAGTTGTTATATACAAACTAACTTAACAGAAAGGAAACTAATTCCTAACTATTCTAACTGCTTTTCAACAATCAGTAGCAGTTCATGGTTCTGCGAGTGTGATCGATGGCAGTTAATAAAGTGATTGATCGCAGTTACAGAAAGTTTTATTATTGTTTCTGTTAGTACAATCGATTGCACTTACTAAAAGCGCTCAATCGCAATTATAGAAACTCAAAATGCTTTGAGTTCCTAATAA
This window of the Corylus avellana chromosome ca5, CavTom2PMs-1.0 genome carries:
- the LOC132181061 gene encoding caffeoylshikimate esterase, with translation MALKPANAKLYRGHLVDDFGARVWSQWRKKGRREVMAPVVRSFPGVGEELQRLLEANMDEVPARRRAREAFKDIQLGIDHILFKTPCDGLKMNESYEKNSRGLEIFSKSWLPGTSRPKAMVCYCHGYGDTCTFFFEGIARKLASSGYGVFAMDYPGFGLSEGLHCYIPSFDRLVDDVIEHYSKVKENPEFHTLPSFLFGQSLGGAVALKVHLKQPNAWDGAVLVAPMCKIADNMVPPWLLTQILIGIAKFLPKQKLVPQKDLAEAAFRDLKNRELTAYNVIAYKDKPRLGTAMEMLKTTQEIERRLKEVSLPLLILHGEADNVTDPSVSKALYEKASNADKKLNLYKDAYHSLLEGEPDEMIIRVFNDLISWLDDHSIKNTSL